Below is a genomic region from Dehalococcoides mccartyi.
ATATCAATAATTGTTCCGGGTTTGGTGCGTTTGCCGGGTTTTAAAAGGGCTTCCCAGCAATTATCCCCGTCACGTTTCAACAGAAGTATCTCAATCTTAGCGGCAGTATCCCGTTTGATTCCCTTTATGCGGGCTGGCAGTACCCTGCTGTTATTCATTACCAGCACATCTCCCGGTTTGAAGTACTCGGTTATCTCCCCAAAGATACGGCTGGTAAGTTCTCCTCTTTGGCGGTTTAAAACAAGTAAACGCGAACTGTCACGCGGTTCTGCAGGTTTCTGGGCAATATATTCCTGCGGCAGGTTGTAATCAAAATCGCTGGTTTTCATGAATCCTCAAATATATATATACGGCGAGAGCCTGTTTTAACTACTTGTAAGTATATCTGGCAGAGATTGTTTAATCAATTTTAGGTAAACGAAACTTTCTTTGAGGATAGGTCATGCAGGTTTGCCCGGTTTTTAAGGGTATGCTAAACTCATCTTTGTTATGAGAATACTTGTAAGCAATGATGACGGTATTTATTCATCAGGCCTGTGGGCTTTGGTGAAGCGGCTTAAAGAAGTTGGCGAAGTGATAGTGGTAGCGCCTGACCGTGAGCAGAGTGCTACCGGTACTCAGGTAACCCTGCGCCAACCCCTCAGAGTACAGAAAACCCACCCGCTTATTTCGGGGATTGAGGCCTATTCGGTAGAGGGCAGCCCCTGTGACTGTGTAATATTGGGTCTGGCCAAACTGATAGCCGAACCGGTGGATTTAGTGGTTTCAGGTATAAATCATGGCTTGAATCTGGGAGATGATGTGCTTATTTCAGGTACAGTAGGTGCTGCCCTGCAGGGTTATTTGCGTAGTATACCTTCCATAGCTATCTCTATACCCGTTACTACTGAGGAACCTGCAAATTTGGATAGTGCCGCCTGTATTACCATGGAAGTAGCGCGCAGGATAAAAAATGGAGATATTGCAAGGAATTCTTTTCTGAATATAAATATTCCAGACCTGCCTCTTTCACGCATAAATGAATTACGGGTTACTCCGCTTGCGCATAAAACCCATATAGAAACAGTTGAAGAGGGACATGACGGCAGGAAACGGTATTTCTGGCTCAGACGCCGCCAGTTAAGCCTCGCAGATAATCAGAAAACTGATATCTGGGCTATAGAGAACGGGTATATTTCTATAAGCGCTTTGCACGAAAGACTTTTTCAACAGCCCTCTTTTACCCTTGAGGATGCCGAGACCAGCGGAATACTTAAAGCCGCTAAAGATTGCCAGGAGAGAGTTTAGGTTTATATATTCTTCATTATGCCTGGTAGGTTCTTCAGCCGTTATCAGATGCCTCAAATACTCTTTCGCTTGACCGGATATGCCATGTGGTATATCATTTTAGGGTAACATTTTGAAAACTGGGGTACGGATATGAATAAAACTTCGAACGGCAAGTTTTTACGGGGTGTAATGCTTTCTTCGCCTGTGCTTGTGATTGCGGCTGTAAGCATAATATTTTCAATCTCTGTCGCTCTGGAAGGCAAAATAGACAGTTCTCCTACCGGAAATACTGATAGCACTGATCAGGTTACCAACCCTATTACTGATAATTCAACTGATGCTACGGTTGACCTGACAATAACAGCTGAGACATTGTATTCCCATTATGTAGATCCCGGTGAAACCAATCCTGACCAGTATTATAAGAGCAAAAATATAAAAGTCACAGGCAAAGTGGCAGGTTTTGTTTACGGAACCACTGCTAATAGTTGCTGGATATCCCTTAAGACTGATCAGAGTAACGGGGCAAATGTAGTTTGTTACTTTGGGAATTATGTGATTAAACCGGGTGCGGATATTTCAATCGGTATGGATATTGAAATTACCGGAACATGTATGGGTTTAACAAATGGCAGGATTACGCTTATTAACTCATTCACTGAGGATGTCCAATTGATACCTTATGATCATAATCTGGAAGCTTAATAGCCTATATGCCACTGACCATAAACGGCAGTGAGCCTTTAAAACTTCAAATTAAATATATCCCCGCTTGGATCGCAAAACGGCCGAGACGGTAAATAAAAAAATTTTTAGATGCCTTCTTCGGTCTGCCGGGGAGGGCATCTATCATTATGGGAGAAGTACTTGTGCAGAATATAGGTTTTATAGGGGCAGGCAGAGTGGGTAGCACTTTGGCTTTGGGATTATCCCAAAGAGGCTATTTGATTTCGGGCATTGCCAGCCGCACACCTGGACCTGCGGAAAAGCTTTGCCAGAAACTCTGTGCTGCTAAATTTTGCCTGCAATCGCAGGAAGTGGCTGATACCACTGATATTGTATTTATCACTACCCCGGATGACGCTATTGCCGAAGTTTGCCGCAGTACTGGCTGGCATCCCGGTAAATATGTAATTCACTGCTCAGGGGCTTATTCGGCTGATTTGTTGCAGTCCGCTAAAGATTTCGGTGCGTATACGGGAGTATTGCACCCGCTTCAAAGCTTCAATTTGCAGGCAGACCCTGTAAAAAATCTTGAGGGTATTACCTATGCGCTGGAGGGTGATGACCAGACTTTGTCTGTGCTTAAGGATATGGTAAAGGCGCTTGGCGGAAAATGGATAGTCCTTAAACCGGCAGATAAGCCAAGTTATCATCTGGCAGCAGTTATGGCGTCTAATTATCTGGTCACCCTTATGAAAATGGCTGCTCAGCTTTGGCAGACTTTCGGTGTGCCTGAAGACCGGGCCATTAAAGCCCTGATGCCGCTGGTGCGCGGCACTCTTTCCAATATAGAAAAAGCTGGTGTAACCGATGCCCTATCCGGACCTATAGACAGAGGAGATTACGGGACGGTTTTAAAACATATGGCAAATCTTGCAAATACTGCCCCTGAATTACTGCCTGTCTATAAAGAACTAGGCAGGCAGACCGTGAAAATAGCACTTGATAAGGAAAATCCCAATCTGGCTGGCATAGAAAAAGTATCCGCGATACTGGCAAATTAAGGAGACATATACAGTGAGAATCATGCTCAAAAGCAAAATCCACCGGGCTACCATTACCGATGCCTGCATAGATTATGAAGGCAGTATTACCATTGATAAAAACCTTATGCAGGTGGCCAACTTGCTGCCCTATGAACAGGTGCATGTGGTAAATGTAAATAACGGAACGCGGCTGGAGACCTATGTTATAGAGGGCCCGGCTGGTAGCGGGCAGATATGTTTAAACGGGGCAGCTGCCCGTATGGGAATGAAGGGTGATAAAGTAATTATACTGGGCTACAGCCTGATAACTGAAGAAGATACCCTTACCCACCAGCCGAATCTGGTATATGTAGATGGGCTTAACCGCATAACCAAAGTAAAAAACGGGGTTGCCAGCCAGAATTTAGAGGTATAAATATGCGTACCACTATTAGCCAACTCAAAGAAATGAAACAGAACAAGCAGAAAATAGCGGTGCTGACTGCATATGACTATCCCACTGCCCAAATACTGGATAAAGCCGGTATTCCGGCCATACTGGTAGGTGATAGTCTGGGTATGGTGGTACTTGGGTATGATTCTACAGTAAGCGTTACTATGGACGATATGCTGCACCATTTGAAAGCCGTAGTCAGGGGCAGTCAAAAGGCCATGGTCATAGCAGATATGCCCTTTATGACTTATCACTTAAGTCCGGAACAGGCACTCCTGAACGCAGGGCGTTTTATGCAGGAAGGCGGTGCTCAGGCAGTCAAACTGGAAGGCGGGGTAAATGTGGCTGACAAGGTTAAACGTATAGTTGACTGCGGCATTCCCGTTATGGGGCATATAGGGCTGACTCCCCAGTCCGTTAACCAGCTAAGCGGGTTTAAAGTGCAGGGGAAAACTCTGACAGCTGCTTTAGCCCTGCTAGAAGATGCCAGGGCTCTGGAAAAAGCTGGGGCTTTTGCTATAGTGCTGGAAACTATGCCGGCTGAGCTGGCAGCTATGATTACCGCTGCCGTTTCCATACCTACCATAGGCATAGGGGCAGGTGAAAGTTGTGACGGCCAGGTGCAGGTGGTATCCGATATGTTGGGTATGTTTACTGATTTTGTACCTAAACATACCAAAAAATATGCTGATTTAAACAGTATTATCTCAAAAGCTGTATCCGAGTATGTCACTGAGGTTGCAAAAGGTGAATTTCCCACTTTGAAAGAAAGCTTCACCCTTGATAAAAAGGTATTGGAGGAACTGAAAAAGTGCGTATCATCAGAACAGTAGCCGAGATGCAAAAACTGCACCGTGAAATCTGCGGGCCGGTTGGCCTGGTGCCGACTATGGGCTATCTGCACGAAGGGCATTTATCACTGATTAGAGCCTCTAAAAAACAGGATATAAATACTATAGCTAGTATCTTTGTTAATCCCACCCAGTTCGGGCCGCATGAGGATTTTAAAAAGTACCCTCGTGACGAAAAACGGGATATGGCCATGCTGGAAAATGCCGATGTGGATTATGTCTTTGCCCCGTCTGTTGAGGAAATGTATCCGTCAGGCTTTGATTCATGGGTAGAGCCGGGTGTTTTACAAGAACGTCTGGAAGGGGCTGTACGTCCGGGGCATTTCCGCGGGGTGTGCACCGTAGTCGCCAAGCTGTTTACGATAATCCGCCCTGACAGAGCCTATTTCGGACAGAAAGATTACCAGCAGTACCTAATAATAAAAAAAATGGCCTCAGACCTTAATCTGGACGTATCAGTGGAAATGCTTCCCATAGTGCGTGAGAATGATGGTCTGGCACTAAGCAGCCGTAACACCTATCTTTCTGCTTCAGAACGGCAGGCGGCTTTGGTGCTTTACCGTTCCCTGCTGACGGCCAAGAGTTTGTTCGATGAAAAAGAGTACAGTGCAGAGGTTATCCGCAGGAAAATGACTGATATAATCCGGCATGAATCTATGGCTGAAATAGATTATGTCAGTTTGTCAGACCGAGATACTCTTTGTGAGATGGATAAAGTATCTGACAATACTATCGCTCTGGTAGCTGCCAGATTTGGTAAAACCCGCCTGATAGACAATATGTTTTTGGCTTAACTTAACACAGGTGTTTTCGTTGATGGTTCTTTGATAAATACCAGCAAACCAATCACCGCGAGTAAAGCCATTGCCGCCCCGAAGTAAAAGGGTGCTGCCGAACCTATAGTGTCCCATAGAATACCCGCAATAAGGCTGGCCGGCAGC
It encodes:
- the surE gene encoding 5'/3'-nucleotidase SurE, with the protein product MRILVSNDDGIYSSGLWALVKRLKEVGEVIVVAPDREQSATGTQVTLRQPLRVQKTHPLISGIEAYSVEGSPCDCVILGLAKLIAEPVDLVVSGINHGLNLGDDVLISGTVGAALQGYLRSIPSIAISIPVTTEEPANLDSAACITMEVARRIKNGDIARNSFLNINIPDLPLSRINELRVTPLAHKTHIETVEEGHDGRKRYFWLRRRQLSLADNQKTDIWAIENGYISISALHERLFQQPSFTLEDAETSGILKAAKDCQERV
- a CDS encoding OB-fold protein; protein product: MNKTSNGKFLRGVMLSSPVLVIAAVSIIFSISVALEGKIDSSPTGNTDSTDQVTNPITDNSTDATVDLTITAETLYSHYVDPGETNPDQYYKSKNIKVTGKVAGFVYGTTANSCWISLKTDQSNGANVVCYFGNYVIKPGADISIGMDIEITGTCMGLTNGRITLINSFTEDVQLIPYDHNLEA
- a CDS encoding Rossmann-like and DUF2520 domain-containing protein, whose protein sequence is MGEVLVQNIGFIGAGRVGSTLALGLSQRGYLISGIASRTPGPAEKLCQKLCAAKFCLQSQEVADTTDIVFITTPDDAIAEVCRSTGWHPGKYVIHCSGAYSADLLQSAKDFGAYTGVLHPLQSFNLQADPVKNLEGITYALEGDDQTLSVLKDMVKALGGKWIVLKPADKPSYHLAAVMASNYLVTLMKMAAQLWQTFGVPEDRAIKALMPLVRGTLSNIEKAGVTDALSGPIDRGDYGTVLKHMANLANTAPELLPVYKELGRQTVKIALDKENPNLAGIEKVSAILAN
- the panD gene encoding aspartate 1-decarboxylase, with the protein product MLKSKIHRATITDACIDYEGSITIDKNLMQVANLLPYEQVHVVNVNNGTRLETYVIEGPAGSGQICLNGAAARMGMKGDKVIILGYSLITEEDTLTHQPNLVYVDGLNRITKVKNGVASQNLEV
- the panB gene encoding 3-methyl-2-oxobutanoate hydroxymethyltransferase, which codes for MRTTISQLKEMKQNKQKIAVLTAYDYPTAQILDKAGIPAILVGDSLGMVVLGYDSTVSVTMDDMLHHLKAVVRGSQKAMVIADMPFMTYHLSPEQALLNAGRFMQEGGAQAVKLEGGVNVADKVKRIVDCGIPVMGHIGLTPQSVNQLSGFKVQGKTLTAALALLEDARALEKAGAFAIVLETMPAELAAMITAAVSIPTIGIGAGESCDGQVQVVSDMLGMFTDFVPKHTKKYADLNSIISKAVSEYVTEVAKGEFPTLKESFTLDKKVLEELKKCVSSEQ
- the panC gene encoding pantoate--beta-alanine ligase; its protein translation is MRIIRTVAEMQKLHREICGPVGLVPTMGYLHEGHLSLIRASKKQDINTIASIFVNPTQFGPHEDFKKYPRDEKRDMAMLENADVDYVFAPSVEEMYPSGFDSWVEPGVLQERLEGAVRPGHFRGVCTVVAKLFTIIRPDRAYFGQKDYQQYLIIKKMASDLNLDVSVEMLPIVRENDGLALSSRNTYLSASERQAALVLYRSLLTAKSLFDEKEYSAEVIRRKMTDIIRHESMAEIDYVSLSDRDTLCEMDKVSDNTIALVAARFGKTRLIDNMFLA